A section of the Neofelis nebulosa isolate mNeoNeb1 chromosome 12, mNeoNeb1.pri, whole genome shotgun sequence genome encodes:
- the LOC131490823 gene encoding olfactory receptor 1L6-like, with protein MSRGNQSHITEFLLLGLTSDPKYQKWLFTSFLAMYLVNVAGNSVIIAAIRGDTRLHTPMYFFLSNLSLVDICFTNVIVPQMLANMLSKTKKISFAQCLTQMYFFVTCAITDSFLLAAMAIDRYMAICNPLHYTTTMSPQRCLLLVTVSWVLSHLHSLTHTILMARLSFCGPNVIHHFFCDVQPLLTLSCSDTSVNELLAFTEGSLVIMSPFILIIVSYVHITRAVLRVPSRGGRHKVFSTCGSHLTVVALFYGTAISVYIRPSSTYSVTKDSVVTVIYTVVIPMLNPFIYSLRNKDMKQALRKLTRRKE; from the coding sequence ATGTCAAGGGGAAACCAGAGTCACATCACAGAATTCCTCCTTCTGGGACTGACCAGTGACCCCAAATATCAGAAGTGGCTCTTTACCAGCTTTCTGGCCATGTATCTGGTCAACGTGGCTGGCAACTCAGTCATCATTGCAGCCATCCGGGGGGACACCcgcctccacacccccatgtacttcttcctctccaatctGTCCCTGGTGGACATCTGCTTTACAAATGTCATTGTGCCACAGATGCTGGCAAACATGCTGAGCAAGACCAAGAAGATCTCCTTTGCCCAGTGCCTCACACAGATGTATTTCTTTGTGACCTGTGCGATCACTGACAGCTTCCTCCTGGCTGCCATGGCTATTGACCGCTACATGGCCATCTGTAACCCACTGCATTACACCACGACCATGAGCCCCCAGCGCTGTCTCCTGCTGGTGACGGTGTCCTGGGTGCTGTCCCACCTTCACTCACTCACCCACACGATTCTCATGGCCCGCCTCTCCTTCTGTGGGCCCAACGTCATCCACCACTTCTTCTGTGACGTCCAGCCACTGCTGACGCTCTCCTGCTCTGACACGTCTGTCAATGAGCTTTTGGCCTTCACAGAGGGCTCCTTGGTGATCATGAGTCCCTTCATCTTGATCATTGTCTCTTATGTCCACATCACCCGTGCCGTTCTGAGGGTGCCTTCTCGAGGAGGCAGGCACAAGGTCTTCTCCACCTGTGGGTCCCACCTCACAGTTGTGGCACTCTTCTATGGGACTGCCATCTCTGTGTACATTCGCCCCTCATCCACCTACTCAGTGACAAAGGACAGTGTGGTCACTGTTATTTATACTGTGGTAATCCCCATGTTGAACCCTTTTATCTACAGTCTTAGGAACAAGGACATGAAACAAGCCTTGAGAAAGCTGACTAGGAGAAAGGAATAG